In the genome of Streptomyces sp. Tu 3180, the window CCGACATCGAGGCCCTGCTCGCCTCCGAGATCGAGGCCGGCAAGACCGTCCAGGCGTTCGTGGACGAGGCCAACGCCAACCTGGGCGAGAAGATCGTCCTGGACCGCTTCGCGCAGTTCACCGACGGCTACGTGACGGCGTACATGCACCGCACCATGCCCGACCTGCCCCCGCAGATCGGTGTCCTGGTCGAGCTCGACAAGCCGAACGCCGAGATCGCCAAGGGCGTCGCCCAGCACATCGCCGCCTTCGCGCCGAAGTACCTCTCCAAGGAGGACGTGCCGGCCGAGGTCGTCGAGTCCGAGCGCCGCATCGCCGAGGAGACCACCCGCGCCGAGGGCAAGCCCGAGGCCGCGATCGCCAAGATCGTCGAGGGTCGTCTCAACGGCTTCTACAAGGACGCCACGCTGCTCGGTCAGCCCTACGCGCTGGACAACAAGAAGTCCGTCCAGAAGGTCCTGGACGAGGCCGGTGTCACCCTGAAGCGCTTCACGCGCATCAAGGTCGGCATCTGAGTCCGTACCGCGACGGGCGCGCGACCCCGATAGGGTCGACAGCAGTCGTCCGGGTACGCGGTCACGCACGCGCGCGTGCCGGACGACAGCAGATCTGACGAGGAGGCCATTGCCGCATGGGATGCGAAACACGCCCCACCGGCAATGGCCTTCTTCGTATGTGCAACACGTGAAAGAGGCGGGATCCGACGATGACCACCAAGGCTGAGAAGAGCGACGACGGCAAAGTACGCGGCCGGTTTCTGCTGAAGCTGTCCGGAGAGGCCTTCTCCGGAGGCGGGGGCCTGGGCGTCGATCCCGACGTGGTGCACGCCATCGCGCGCGAGATCGCGGCCGTCGTGCGTGACGGCGCGCAGATCGCGATCGTCATCGGCGGCGGCAACTTCTTCCGCGGCGCGGAGCTCCAGGTGCGCGGCATGGACCGGGCCCGCTCGGACTACATGGGCATGCTCGGCACCGTGATGAACTGCCTCGCCCTCCAGGACTTCCTGGAGAAGGAGGGCGTCGACTGCCGCGTGCAGACCGCCATCACCATGGGGCAGGTCGCCGAGCCCTACATCCCGCTGCGCGCCGTGCGGCACCTGGAGAAGGGCCGCGTGGTCATCTTCGGCGCCGGTATGGGCATGCCGTACTTCTCCACCGACACCACCGCGGCCCAGCGCGCCCTCGAGATCGACGCCGAGGCGCTGCTGATGGGCAAGAACGGCGTGGACGGGGTGTACGACTCCGACCCGAAGACCAATCCCGACGCGGTGAAGTTCGACCACCTCGGCTACGGCGAGGTCATCACCCGGGAACTCAAGGTCGCCGACGCCACGGCCGTCACGCTGTGCCGGGACAACAAGCTCCCGATCGTCGTCTTCGAGCTCCTGGCGGAGGGCAATATCGCGCGCGCCGTCAAGGGTGAGAAGATCGGCACGCTTGTGGGTGACCAAGTCAGCCAGGGCTGATGACCCTGACCGGGGGATGGACATTGTCCCGCCGGTCGGGAACCGTGCAGGAAGAAGACGCGACGCAGCCGGCCGCCGCCCCGACGGGGAACCGCAGCCGGGCCTACTCAAGACACGCAGGAGCAAGTGGTGATCGAAGAGACCCTCCTCGAGGCCGAGGAGAAGATGGAGAAGGCCGTCGTGGTCGCCAAGGAGGACTTCGCCGCGATCCGCACCGGCCGTGCGCACCCGGCGATGTTCAACAAGATCGTGGCCGACTACTACGGCGCGCCGACGCCGATCAACCAGCTGGCCTCGTTCTCCGTGCCCGAGCCGCGCATGGCCGTGGTGACGCCGTTCGACAAGAGCGCGCTGCGCAACATCGAGCAGGCGATCCGCGACTCCGACCTGGGCGTCAACCCGAGCAACGACGGCAACATCATCCGGGTGGTGTTCCCCGAGCTGACCGAGGAGCGCCGCCGCGAGTACATCAAGGTGGCCAAGGGCAAGGGTGAGGACGCCAAGGTCTCCATCCGCTCCGTGCGCCGCAAGGCCAAGGACGCCATCGACAAGCTGATCAAGGACGGCGAGGTCGGCGAGGACGAGGGCCGCCGTGCGGAGAAGGAGCTCGACGACACCACCGCGAAGTACGTCGCCCAGGTGGACGAGCTCCTGAAGCACAAGGAAGCGGAGCTGCTCGAGGTCTGATGAACGACTCTTCCTGGGGGACGCCGCAGACCGGGTACTGGGGGCCGTCCGACCACGGGCCTGGCCGGGGGGCTGCCCCGGCGGGTCCGGCGTACGATGCGCACAACCCACAGCAGACTCGCCCCATGCCCATCGTGCCCGACGTACCCGAACACGGCGGAGACCAGGATGCGGAACGGGGGGCCGCTCGGCCGAGCGGCCCCCCGTTCCGCAACGAGCCGACGCGGGCCCGCCCCCACCCGGGGGAGGTGCCGCAGAATCCGGAGCCCATGCACGACGCCCCGCAGCCGGCGCCCGCCCCGCAGAAGAAGAGCGCGGGGCGCGACCTGAGCGCCGCGATAGGCGTCGGCGTCGGACTCGGCGCGGTGATCGTCGCGTCGCTGTTCGTCGTCAAGGCCGTCTTCGTCGGCGTGATCGCCGTCGCCGTCGTGGTGGGCCTGTGGGAACTGACCAAGCGGCTCGAGGAGCGCAAGGGCATCAAGGCGCCCCTCGTGCCGCTCGCGCTCGGCGGCGCGGCCATGGTCGTCGCCGGGTACGCCCGGGGAGCCGAGGGCGCGTGGGTCGCCATGGCGCTCACCGCCCTGGCGGTGCTGGTGTGGCGCATGGCGGCGCCGCCCGAGGGCTACCTCAAGGACGTCACGGCGGGTCTCTTCGCGGCGTTCTACGTGCCGTTCCTGGCGACCTTCGTCGCGCTGATGCTGACGGCGGACGACGGCGCGTGGCGGGTCCTGACCTTCCTGCTGCTGACGGTCGTCAGCGACACCGGCGCCTACGCCGTCGGCTGGCGCTTCGGCAAGCACAAGCTCGCCCCGCGGATCAGCCCCGGCAAGACCCGCGAGGGCCTGCTCGGCGCCGTCGCCTTCTCGATGGCGGGGGGCGCGCTGTGCATGCAGTTCCTGATCGAGGGCGGCGTCTGGTGGCAGGGCCTGCTGCTCGGCCTCGCGGTCGCGGCCAGCGCCACGCTCGGCGACCTGGGCGAGTCCATGATCAAGCGCGACCTGGGCATCAAGGACATGGGCACCCTGCTGCCCGGCCACGGCGGCATCATGGACCGGCTGGACTCCCTGCTGCCGACGGCACCGGTGGTGTGGCTGCTCCTCGTGCTCTTCGTGGGATCCGGCTGAACAACCGTCCCGATCCCCTGCTGACCCGCCCCTTCCGGCCATATGATCACCGCACGTGATCGATGCGTACGGGAGGGGCGGGGCTGTATGTGGGGGCGTAGGCGTGCCGGACGCGAGCGGGACGAGAACCTGGAGACGATCGAGCGCACTCTGGACTCGACCGACGAGACCCATGTGGCGCTGATGGACCTGGCCACCGCCATGGCGGAGGAGGTCGAGGCCGTCCAGGCGCTGCTCGGCGGGCGGGACGGCGTGCCCGTCGACGCCGTCCGCCGGCAGCTGGACTCGGCCGTCTCGACCCTCGGCGACCTGCAGGAGGTGGCCCGGCAGTACCTGGAGAACCGGGGGCGCGCGGTCGCCGAGCTGGGCAACGGCGTCGACGCGGTGCTGCCCTGGCTGGAGGTGCTGGTGGAGCAGGCCAGGGGCATGGCGGAAGCGGGGGAGGAGCTCGTCGGCGCCACGGAGTCCCTCGTCTCCCTCAGGGAGCGGATCGAGAACCTGCGCGCGGAGCTGGTCCCCCTGCGCGAGCGCCTGCACGCCGCCGTGCGCGCGGCGCGGGGCGAACTGCACGCCGCGCAGGGCGCGGGCGGCTGGTACGGCTGGCAGGCGGACCTCGCGGCCCTCGGCGACCGGCTGACCGCCCTGGAGGAGGGCCGGGTGATCCCGACGCCCGAGCACAAGGTCAGCGACCACTACCGCGACCTCGAGCGCGATGTGGCCGCGCTGCGCGACACGATGGCTCAGGCCGCCCGCTGACCCCGGGGCCCGCCGGGCCGGGCGGGGTCGTCCACGGGCGGTGAGGCCTTCACCGCGCGTCTGCGGCACCGGCAGGGCCATGCCCCAGCCCGGAGGACCGGCGGGCAAGAGACGAGAACAGGCCCCCTGCCTGCGCATCCAGCGCGGACAGGGGGCCTGTTCGGTGGTGCCGGGCCGTCTCCGGGCCGTCGGACTCGCGCAGCCGCGCCTCTTCTCCGCGGCCGGGCCGCCTCAACGTCGTGGGGGGAACTTCCAACCGTTCTGGCGCAGCTTGTAGAGGACGAACACTCCGCAGAGCGCCCACACGCCCAAGAAGGCCCACTTGAACCACGGGGGGCCTTCCCAGCGCTCCGCCAGTTGAACCGATGCCGCGTAGTAAGAGGTCATTCCCTGCGCGTGCCCGGCCGCACGGACAGGAACACGCGATCGGCAGCCCGCACTGCTCCGCCTCGTACCCGGCTCCCGAGTGAGGGGCGGCCAGCCGCACCGGGTGCGCCGGCGCGCCCGGCGATTCGAGGTGCCGAGCACCGTCGACCCAGGCGGAGCCGAGCAGACGAGGTCCTCGTCGACGTCGAGATCTGCGCCCAGGACCGCAAGACCATCGAGGAGTTCGAGGCCGCCGTCGCCTCCTACGACGAGGTCGTGTCGGTGGCCGCAGGTCACGGCCGCCCGTGATCAGTTGTGGCTGCTGAGGAGCGAGGAGCCGGGGGCGATTCCCCGTGGCCGGGACCGGCCCCCGGTCGCACCCGTGCGGCTCCGGTGACGAGAAGCGGCGCGGTCGCTGTGCGCTGCGGTCCGTTGTGGCTGAGTCCTGGGCCGTCCGAGGCCGCCCAGCGGTGACCGGTGGCGACCGCTGACGACAGCCGCAGGTCACCCGAGTGGATCTGCGACACTGGTAGCACCATGCCCAAGCCCGGAGAACTCATTTTCGTCGCGCCGCGCGGAGCCAAGAAGCCGCCGCGGCACCTTGCCGATCTCACGCCCGCCGAGCGCAAGGAGGCGGTCGCAGCGGTCGGTGAGAAGCCGTTCCGTGCCAAGCAGCTCTCGCAGCACTACTTCGCGCGGTACGCGCACGACCCGGAGCAGTGGACCGACATCCCGGCCGGTTCCCGCGGCAAGCTCCAGGAGGCGCTGCTCCCCGAGCTGATGACGGTCGTGCGGCACCTGTCGACCGACCAGGGCACCACCCGCAAGACGCTGTGGAAGCTGTTCGACGGGACGCTCGTCGAGTCGGTGCTCATGCGCTACCCGGACCGGGTGACGATGTGCATCAGCTCCCAGGCGGGCTGCGGCATGAACTGCCCGTTCTGCGCCACCGGGCAGGCCGGACTGGACCGGAACCTGTCCACCGCGGAGATCGTGCACCAGATCGTGGACGGCATGCGGGCGCTCAGGGACGGGGAGGTCCCCGGCGGTCCCGCACGGCTGTCCAACATCGTGTTCATGGGCATGGGCGAGCCGCTCGCCAACTACAACCGGGTCGTGGGGGCCGTCCGCCGCCTCACCGATCCCGAGCCGGACGGGCTCGGTCTGTCGCAGCGCGGGATCACGGTGTCCACGGTCGGCCTCGTCCCGGCCATCCACCGGTTCTCCGACGAGGGCTTCAAGTGCCGCCTCGCCATCTCGCTGCACGCCCCCGACGACGAGCTGCGCGACACCCTCGTCCCCGTGAACACGCGGTGGAAGGTGCGCGAGGTGCTCGACGCCGGGTTCGAGTACGCGGCCAAGTCCGGCCGGCGGCTGTCCATCGAGTACGCGCTCATCCGGGACATCAACGACCAGGCCTGGCGCGGTGACCGGCTCGGCCGGCTGCTCAAGGGCCGGCCCGTGCACGTCAACCTCATCCCGCTCAACCCCACGCCCGGCTCCAAGTGGACCGCCTCGCGGCCCGAGGACGAGAAGGCGTTCGTGGAGGCGATCGCCGCGCACGGTGTGCCGGTGACGATCCGGGACACCCGTGGTCAGGAGATCGACGGGGCCTGTGGTCAGCTGGCCGCGAGCGAGCGGTAACCTGACCGGCGCAGGAACAACCGCACACCGAACACCAGACACGTACATCTTCATATTCCGACAGGGGAGCGCCACAGCGCTGAGAGTGCGGCACCGGCCGCAGACCCTCCGAACCTGGCCCAGGTCATTCTGGGTAGGGAGATCGGTCATCACTCGAGCTGTTGCGTCCTGCCCGGGACACCTGTGAGGGGTCCCGGGCAGGGCCGCGTCTCTTCCTGGTCACTCCAGGAGGAATCCAGTGGGCATCACCAAGAAGGTCACGGCCCTGGCCGTCGGGCTGGGGCTGGTCACGCTGTCCGCGTGCGGGGCGTCCGGCGGCGACGACCAGGGCGGCGGCGGGTCGAAGACCGTGACCCTCGTCAGCCACAACTCGTGGGCCGCGTCCGAGGACGTCGTCGCCGCCTTCGAGAAGCAGTCCGGCTACCGGGTCAAGGTCCTGGAGGACGGCGACGCCGGGCAGGCCGTCAACAAGGCGATCCTGACCAAGGACAACCCCCAGGGCGACGTCCTCTTCGGCGTCGACAACACCCTGCTGTCCCGCGCCCTCGACAACGGGCTGTTCCAGCCGTACGAGGCGAAGGGCTCCGACCTGATCCTTCCCGAGTACCGCGCCGACGAGGGCAAGCACCGGGTCACGCCCGTCGACACCGGTGACGTCTGCGTCAACTACGACAAGGAGTGGTTCGACGAGCACGGGCTGACCCCGCCGAAGACCTTCGACGACCTGGTCGAGCCCGAGTACAAGGACCTCCTCGTCACCGAGAACGCCTCCACCTCCTCACCCGGCCTCGGCTTCCTGCTCGGCACCGCCGCGCGGTACGGGGACGAGGGCTGGCAGGACTACTGGAAGAAGCTCGAGGCCAACGGCGTGAAGGTGGTCGACGGCTGGGAGCAGGCCTACAACGAGGAGTTCTCCGGCTCGGCCGGCGGCAAGAAGGCCAGGGCCGAACGGCCGCTGGTGGTGTCCTACGCCTCCTCGCCGCCCGCCGAGGTGATCTACGCCGACCCGAAGCCGGAGACCGCGCCCACCGGCGTCGCGGAGGGCACCTGCTTCCGCCAGGTCGAGTACGCCGGGCTGCTGAGCAACGCGAAGAACCCCGAGGGCGGCAAGGCGCTGCTCGACTTCCTGATCAGCAAGCGGTTCCAGGACGACATGCCGCTCAACATGTTCGTCTACCCGGTGCGCGAGGGCGCCGAGGTGCCCGAGGAGTTCGCGAAGTTCGGGCCGCAGGCGAAGGACCCGGAGACCATGGACCCGGCGAAGATCGCCGACAACCGTGACCAGTGGGTCAAGTCGTGGACCTCGCTCGTACTGAGGTGACGCGAGCCGCGGCGACGTGGCGCGGGAACGCGGCGCGG includes:
- the tsf gene encoding translation elongation factor Ts; translated protein: MANYTAADVKKLRELTGAGMMDCKKALDEAEGNVEKAVEALRIKGQKGVAKREGRSAENGAVVSIIADDNSSGVLVELKCETDFVAKGEKFQAVATAIAEHVAKTSPADIEALLASEIEAGKTVQAFVDEANANLGEKIVLDRFAQFTDGYVTAYMHRTMPDLPPQIGVLVELDKPNAEIAKGVAQHIAAFAPKYLSKEDVPAEVVESERRIAEETTRAEGKPEAAIAKIVEGRLNGFYKDATLLGQPYALDNKKSVQKVLDEAGVTLKRFTRIKVGI
- the pyrH gene encoding UMP kinase, which encodes MTTKAEKSDDGKVRGRFLLKLSGEAFSGGGGLGVDPDVVHAIAREIAAVVRDGAQIAIVIGGGNFFRGAELQVRGMDRARSDYMGMLGTVMNCLALQDFLEKEGVDCRVQTAITMGQVAEPYIPLRAVRHLEKGRVVIFGAGMGMPYFSTDTTAAQRALEIDAEALLMGKNGVDGVYDSDPKTNPDAVKFDHLGYGEVITRELKVADATAVTLCRDNKLPIVVFELLAEGNIARAVKGEKIGTLVGDQVSQG
- the frr gene encoding ribosome recycling factor, with translation MIEETLLEAEEKMEKAVVVAKEDFAAIRTGRAHPAMFNKIVADYYGAPTPINQLASFSVPEPRMAVVTPFDKSALRNIEQAIRDSDLGVNPSNDGNIIRVVFPELTEERRREYIKVAKGKGEDAKVSIRSVRRKAKDAIDKLIKDGEVGEDEGRRAEKELDDTTAKYVAQVDELLKHKEAELLEV
- a CDS encoding phosphatidate cytidylyltransferase, producing the protein MNDSSWGTPQTGYWGPSDHGPGRGAAPAGPAYDAHNPQQTRPMPIVPDVPEHGGDQDAERGAARPSGPPFRNEPTRARPHPGEVPQNPEPMHDAPQPAPAPQKKSAGRDLSAAIGVGVGLGAVIVASLFVVKAVFVGVIAVAVVVGLWELTKRLEERKGIKAPLVPLALGGAAMVVAGYARGAEGAWVAMALTALAVLVWRMAAPPEGYLKDVTAGLFAAFYVPFLATFVALMLTADDGAWRVLTFLLLTVVSDTGAYAVGWRFGKHKLAPRISPGKTREGLLGAVAFSMAGGALCMQFLIEGGVWWQGLLLGLAVAASATLGDLGESMIKRDLGIKDMGTLLPGHGGIMDRLDSLLPTAPVVWLLLVLFVGSG
- the rlmN gene encoding 23S rRNA (adenine(2503)-C(2))-methyltransferase RlmN translates to MPKPGELIFVAPRGAKKPPRHLADLTPAERKEAVAAVGEKPFRAKQLSQHYFARYAHDPEQWTDIPAGSRGKLQEALLPELMTVVRHLSTDQGTTRKTLWKLFDGTLVESVLMRYPDRVTMCISSQAGCGMNCPFCATGQAGLDRNLSTAEIVHQIVDGMRALRDGEVPGGPARLSNIVFMGMGEPLANYNRVVGAVRRLTDPEPDGLGLSQRGITVSTVGLVPAIHRFSDEGFKCRLAISLHAPDDELRDTLVPVNTRWKVREVLDAGFEYAAKSGRRLSIEYALIRDINDQAWRGDRLGRLLKGRPVHVNLIPLNPTPGSKWTASRPEDEKAFVEAIAAHGVPVTIRDTRGQEIDGACGQLAASER
- a CDS encoding thiamine ABC transporter substrate-binding protein, whose translation is MGITKKVTALAVGLGLVTLSACGASGGDDQGGGGSKTVTLVSHNSWAASEDVVAAFEKQSGYRVKVLEDGDAGQAVNKAILTKDNPQGDVLFGVDNTLLSRALDNGLFQPYEAKGSDLILPEYRADEGKHRVTPVDTGDVCVNYDKEWFDEHGLTPPKTFDDLVEPEYKDLLVTENASTSSPGLGFLLGTAARYGDEGWQDYWKKLEANGVKVVDGWEQAYNEEFSGSAGGKKARAERPLVVSYASSPPAEVIYADPKPETAPTGVAEGTCFRQVEYAGLLSNAKNPEGGKALLDFLISKRFQDDMPLNMFVYPVREGAEVPEEFAKFGPQAKDPETMDPAKIADNRDQWVKSWTSLVLR